Proteins encoded within one genomic window of Candidatus Pseudothioglobus singularis PS1:
- a CDS encoding ABC transporter permease produces the protein MSDNSTIDSQGQLLTNDGVPLKESLRKSLRRSKIRSFLLLLPPLLFLLIMFVTPIGSLLSRSIDDININKVLPQTFAQYELWEDKSTIPSEEMFAAVINDIRITHKLKNSEGKNIGKNLLGQSGTRMTYEFSGWRSLLLKTVKEAIKVDKRSKEEIKPYKWEAPYKEKMIKRDKRWGKVEFWQSLGAMKDPYTMGYYLNAVDLRYDANKNIIEKKEHLKIYKTIWMRTLQVSLMVTIFCLLLAYPVSYLLATLPMRTSNLLMICVLMPFWTSLLVRIVAWMIMLQQNGVVNDTLITILPCFEGMVNLPFFGETNIDLCFSDEDRIPMMYNFTGTIIVMTQVLLPFMILPIYSVMRGIPPSYMKAAQNLGATPTRAFIRVYMPQSVPGIGAGCILVFIVAIGYYITPELVGGKDGLMIGNFVAREMQTTLNWGLAAAMGALLLAAVLILYWAYDRLIGIDNLKMG, from the coding sequence ATGAGTGATAATTCCACTATAGATTCTCAGGGTCAGTTACTGACGAATGATGGTGTACCCCTCAAAGAAAGTTTAAGAAAGTCCCTGCGTCGTTCTAAAATTCGCTCGTTCCTTCTTCTATTACCTCCTCTTCTATTCCTATTAATTATGTTTGTTACGCCAATAGGATCGCTACTATCAAGAAGTATTGATGATATAAATATAAATAAAGTACTACCTCAAACATTTGCTCAGTATGAATTATGGGAAGACAAATCTACAATTCCTAGTGAAGAAATGTTTGCTGCAGTCATAAATGACATCAGAATCACTCACAAATTAAAAAACAGTGAAGGTAAAAATATTGGTAAGAATCTTCTGGGTCAATCCGGTACTCGGATGACTTATGAATTTTCTGGTTGGCGAAGCCTATTATTAAAGACAGTCAAAGAAGCTATAAAAGTTGACAAGAGATCCAAGGAAGAAATCAAGCCCTATAAATGGGAAGCACCTTACAAAGAAAAAATGATCAAGAGAGATAAACGCTGGGGTAAGGTTGAGTTCTGGCAGTCACTCGGTGCAATGAAAGACCCTTATACTATGGGATATTATCTTAATGCAGTCGACTTAAGATACGATGCAAACAAAAATATTATCGAAAAGAAAGAGCATTTAAAGATTTATAAAACGATTTGGATGAGAACGCTTCAAGTCAGCTTAATGGTAACCATTTTTTGTTTACTTCTTGCCTATCCAGTTTCGTATTTACTAGCCACACTCCCAATGCGAACATCGAATCTTCTGATGATTTGTGTTTTGATGCCTTTTTGGACATCACTACTCGTCAGAATTGTTGCTTGGATGATTATGCTTCAGCAAAATGGTGTTGTAAATGATACGCTTATCACTATCCTTCCATGCTTTGAGGGTATGGTCAATCTACCATTTTTTGGAGAAACTAATATTGATCTTTGCTTTAGTGATGAAGATCGAATTCCTATGATGTATAACTTTACAGGTACCATTATAGTAATGACGCAGGTACTTCTGCCATTTATGATTCTTCCAATTTATAGCGTGATGAGGGGAATCCCTCCAAGCTATATGAAGGCAGCTCAAAACCTTGGGGCAACCCCTACCAGGGCTTTTATTCGTGTTTATATGCCTCAATCGGTTCCAGGTATTGGTGCTGGATGCATATTAGTCTTTATTGTTGCGATTGGCTACTATATAACACCAGAGTTAGTCGGTGGAAAAGACGGTCTGATGATAGGTAACTTTGTTGCCCGAGAAATGCAGACAACACTGAATTGGGGTCTTGCAGCTGCTATGGGAGCACTTCTTCTTGCTGCAGTTTTGATTCTATATTGGGCTTATGATCGACTAATTGGAATTGATAATTTGAAAATGGGTTAA